The genome window GCACGACACTTTTCCGTGGCCGGCCTCTTGTTATTTGGCTCTGCTGGGGCTGTGTTGAATCCGAGTTGCGCCTAACTGCAGCCTTCCGTTCCTTGATCTTTTTGAGAGCGGTGATATGGGCCAAGAGAGGACGGAGCAAACGGTGGCATTGTTTGGCAGTCCATAGCCCCTGCATCACGGGCGCGGACGCCCTCATTTGTTACCGTTATAGAGTCTTGATTTTCCAAAAGATATAAAGCGTAAAGTATTGTATTTATGTACGAATAGGCATGGATAGCGATCGCAGCGGCGTGCGTAATAAGTCGTGTAAGTCAAGTCGATGAGATGCCGCGATGAATGAATGAAGTGGATGTTTTCATTCGTTGTCTGGGGTCAATATGTTTACATCATCCCCGGATGCGGCCTAGCGTGCCACCCAGGATTCTGGAAAGTCGCCAACCCGCCAAGTCTCCCGCACCGCATCGCTGATGCTCAAATCCCGACTCGCCCGACTCGTGCCGAGAGGCGACGAGAGGCCCGTGTGTGGGGTACTTGGATACTTGACTCAGTGGGTTGATCACTGAGCCGGCATTGTTTCCGCCCCGCCCCGTTAGGCCGGCCTGAAAGCTGCATCATAGGTTGCCggcaaagaaaaaaaaaagttagaAGAATATTCAGCGcaaaaaagataaaaaagaACCCCTCATCAGTTGGCTCAGATCAAGCGAAAGAAAAACACAGTCCTTCTGTCCGCTATAGACTGTCTCTTCCTTCCCTGGACGTCTGTATATTCTTCTGATTGGgcctttctttcctttccttccaaTTCCTTGGCTCGACGCTCGACACTTCCAATTTTTTCACCCACTTTTTGCTTCGACAGCAAATCTCGAAATACCAACCGCTGGAGGTCGCACCCACATCTTTATAGAACACATTCTACAGCCGCCTTGTCTTTGCTCAGCATTGCATCCTTGCGATATCGGCAACTtagaaaaagaaatcaaGTCAACATGGCTGACGCAACATCcaccactgctgctgctgcccctccGAGTATGCAACTCCTCACTTatatgatgatggtggtggttctgcTTGTCTAACACACGAAAAACTTACAGAGGAGCCAGTAGCCGACGAGCAAAACGTCGAGAAGCCTGCCGAGACCCAGAccgaagaggtggtggaggaggaggaggaggaggagcagcttgAAGGTGTGTGACCACCTACCCACCTCATCTACACTATGCCATCCTCTCTAACCTTCCTGTAGACGCTCCCTTCATCGTCAAGATCGTTCTTCCCCATGACGATAAGACCTTTGAACTCCCGGTATGTTGTGTGGTGCCATGTATGGCGCTGGAGGCAGTATGCTAAACAGAAGCGCAGGTGTCACCATTGGAACAAATCCACGAAATCAGACAATCGATCATTGAACACCCGATTGCTGTACAATACTCGTGTTTCCACCTCGAGCACAATGGGCAGCGCATCAACGACTTCATCAACGTTTCCGATGTTGAGGGCCTCGCCAACAATTCAGAGTTGCATGTGGTGGAGGACCCATACAGCGAAAAGGAGGCCAGAATTCACTTCATCAGGGTCAGGGAGTTGATTGGGGCCGCTGGGGACCGTACCGACACGGTACAGGGCATCCTGTCGGGTGCTTCGGTCTTTGACGATGTGGTAGCCGAGGCTGACAAGCaggccggggccgaggtCGCTGTCCAGGAGTACAACTTCGAGGCGGGCGTGAGCCCCTCCATTTTGCTTCCCAAGGAGCACGAGGCTGCGCCAAAGACTGTCAAGCTGATCACCTTGTCCTCATGGaaccctcctcctgcgcCTCTCAGGCAAAAGGGCCACTTGCTTTACCTGACCATCACAACAAACGAGGGCGAGCAGTTCCAGGTTACCTCCCACGCCGGTGGTTTCTATGTCAACAACTCTTCCAACAGCAAGTTCGACCCATCACCGAAGCAGGACAAGAAGGCTGGTGTTATTTCGGCCCACTCCTTGTACACTCTTCTCGAGAAGCTCTCACCATCGTTTGCTGAAAGTTACGAGGCCTTCCAGAAGTTTGCTAATCGCAAGGATCCCCTCGCCACTTTCCAGATCGGCAACACTGTGCCATCCGCCCCATGGCTCGtgccatccacctcctcacctttGGTTGCTCACATTGCCGACCCTACGAGATCACAGGAgaccttcctcctcggtggtGCCGAGAACACCGACTCGCTCCGTGATTGGAACGAGGAGTTTCAATCTGCCAGAGAATTGCCCAAGGATACCATCCAGGACCGTGTCTTCAGAGAGCGACTTATCGCAAAACTCCACGCTGATTACAACGACGCTGCTGCTCGCGGCGCCGTTCTCGTTGCTCGTGGCGAGGTTGCTCCTCTCAACCCTACCGAGGGCCGGGATGCGCAGATTTTTGTCTACAACAACGTCTTCTTCTCGTTCGGAGCTGACGGCGTCGGCACCTTCACCAGCGAGGGCGGCGACGAGGCTGCCAAGGTTGCTACTGGCAAGGACGTTTTCGGTGTGAAGCTCGTGAACCAGCTCGACATTGACGGTCTTTACACTCCTGGCACCGTTGTCGTTGACTACCTTGGCAAGCGGATTGTCGGTCAGAGCATAGTACCTGGCATCTTTAAGCAGCCCGAGCCTGGTGAGAACCAGATTCACTAcggtgctgttgatggcAAGGATGTCGTTGCTGCCGATGAGGCCTTTGCCCCCGGCTTTGCGACGCTTGCTAGCTATCTGCGGGTCAAGAAGCACGCCGTTTGGGACAAAGAGAACAAGCGCCATGATCTCGAAGCCAGTGTTGAGATGAAGGGCCTTCTTGGAACCGACGGTCGCAAGTACGTCCTTGACTTGTACCGCATCACCCCCTTGGATATCCAGtggatggaggaggccaGCCCCGAGGGTGCTGAGTACCCCCACCGCATGACTGTCCTCCGTCCTGAGCTCGTTGAGTCTTTGAGCAAGCAGAAGGCCCGCGAGTATCTCAGTGCTGAGGTCAGCAAGCGTGACTCTaagaagaccaaggaggTTAAggaggagaccaaggaggaagccaaggatgagaccaaggaggaggccaaggaggaggccaaggaggaggccaaggaggaggccaaggaggaggccaaagAGGAGACCAAggtggagatcaaggaggaggaggagaagaaggagagagaagccaaggaggagggtgccgaggaggccgaggagaagaaggaggaggagaagactGATAGGATAGACATGTCTGGCTTCAAGTTTGCCCTGAACCCCGATGTCTTCAGCGGCCAGGTCCCCCAGAccgacgaggagaaggaggagatggccaaGGATGAGCAAGACGTCCGTGATGCTTGCAAGTATCTCACTGAAACTGTCATCCCCACTCTCTTGCGCGACCTCAAGGAGTCAGATATCAGCTTCCCCATGGATGGTCGCTCTTTGAGCgctctcctccaccgccgcggTATCAACATGCGCTACCTTGGTAAATTGGCCCAGAAGAGCGTTCCGGAGACGACcgacaaggaggagaaggttgatGGCGATCGTCTCAAGTGCTTCCGCGAGGTCTGTGTGCGCGAGATGATCGCCAGAGCGTTCAAGCACATCGCTGCCAAGTACCTCAAGAGCCTGCCCTTGTCGCTGACCTCGGCCTGCTTCGCCCACCTTTACAACTGCCTTCTCGGCTTTGGTCTCAACCCCAAGCCCGAGGCTGAGATCGACGAGGCCTACCGCGCCCTTTTCAGCGATGCTGATCTTGCCTTTGAGAAGGTTACTCCTGAGAGTCTCAGGGAGGAGGTCCAGCACGAAGTGGCTCGCCGCTTCAGATACACTCTGGCCGAGAACTGGTACACCGAGGCCAGGCCCGTGCAGCTGCTCCGTGAGACTGCCCTGAAGCTCGGTCTTCAACTTCAGGCCTCCAAGTTTCACTTCACCCAGGCTGAGGCtgatgccgccgccgctgctgctacGCCGGCGCCTGCGCCAGTCCAGACTAACGGCCAAGCTGCCGCTGAGTCTACCggcagcaagaagaagaagggcaagaaggctCGTGATACTTCCCCATCCAGCATTGTCTCGACCACAGTCCCGCACACCTTCAGCCCGGATGACTTTGTCAACGTGGTGCCCCTCATCAAGGACTCTTGTCCCAGGAGCGCCTTGGCCGAAGAGGCTCTCGAGGCTGGCCGTCTCTCTATTTACCAAGGTCAAAAGAAGATCGGCGAGGACCTCCTTCTTGAgtccctctctctccacgAGCAAATCTATGGCCTCGTCCATCCCGAGGTTGCTCAGATGTACCACACCCTTTCTCAGATGTATTTCAACCTAGACCAGAAGGATGCGGCCGTCGAGCTTGCCAGAAAGGCTGTCATTGTGAGCGAGCGGACGCTTGGCATCGACTCGGCCGAGACGGTGTTGAACTACCTCAACTTGagtctcttcctccaccagcgTGGCGACAGCAAGATTGCTCTCGTGTACGCCAGACACGCGCTTGACGTGTGGAAGTTGATTTATGGACCGGATCACCCAGACACCATCACGACGATCAACAACTACGCGGTGATGCTGCAGAGCATCAGGGCCTACACTGAGTCTCGCCGGTGGTTTGAGGAGTCTCTCCGGGTCTGCGATCAGGTCTTTGGCAGAAACTCGATCAACTCTGCCACTCTTCTTTTCCAGCTCGCCCAGGCTCTTGCCCTCGACCAGGACGCGAAGGCTGCTGTTGACCGCATGAAGGAAAGCTACAGTATCTTCAAGGCCCTCTTGGGTGCCGACGACAAGAACaccaaggaggccgagcacTGGCTTACGCAGCTGACACACAATGCTGTGTCTATTGCCAGGCAGACAAAGGAACTTGCGGCCAAGAGGGCGCGTGCCGGCTACAAGTTCACCTCGAGCGGCGTCGGCGTGGGTTCGGTCACTGGTGCGCCCGCGCAGCTTCCTGGCGCCAGGGGAGCTGCTCCTAGTACCAAGGATAGTCGTAACATCGATGAGCTTATGAAGTACATTGAGGGCGGTGACAAGAAGACCAAGGGCgggagcggtggtggcaagAAGCGCCCTGGTAAGGCCAACCCCAAGAGACGGGGTGGCGCTTCCGGCACTGCTTGAATCTAGTTCTTGACGTTGTCTCGCTGTTCTTTTTCCTTGTTTCGGGTCTAGCTTTTCCAGCAAGTTTGGTGCGGGaaagggtgaggggggaaaCTTTCTCGGGAACAAAAAAGTTTTTTCCATCTCTTATCATCTTCTGTCACTGTATAAACTCATAGGGCAATTTTTTTTGCTTCCTTTCTCCATCACTCACACGGGGCGTTGGATGAAGACACATAAACATGGCTCTTATGCACAAAGCTCTTGCACTTAttgtcttttttctcttttcgtCGTCATGGCACTTGTACATATTTTACTGCTGGAAAGGCTCAAAACAGGCAAGGGGAAAAAGGGTATTTTATTGATGAATAAaatgggatgggggttgagggaaggagggagacAAAACATCATTGACGCAAAGCGAAAAAGGTGGAAATGCAGCGATGGATGATGGGAAaattgggaggggggagtttattttttggggggagatATACAAGCGGGAAAATAAATGAGAAATCTTCACTCTTACAGACTGATGTGGCTTTATTGTTTGGGATTTTGTGGTTGTGAGGTTGGGCGTGTTTttttggtgggtggtggctgggggAGAAGAGTGGTAGGTTTGTTGAcagcccccttttttttttaaggatACTCCTGACTGGGAGGCTGGCAGGTTTTATTTGGGGGGCTGCTTTCACATGGGAGCTTGAGGAGAGGGATTGTCTTTGTTTGCACTTTGATAGAAGGTCTTGGTTTAATTACTGCAGAGTTGATTCCAGTACCTGCAGAATTTGTTGCCGACTTTGACAGGAGATGGCTCGAGACTTGATGCTCTGACAAAGTGTGGGCAGCTACCAGTGAATTAAGTTTGAGGCGCAACCCCTTTCCTTGGTTgactttttttaatttttttttatctctCACAAGATAAGGTGTCAGTCAAGTGGATATCTTGGAGATTGCACATGGGACACAAAAAAGTTATtgattttatttttttgaaCTTTTGGGGACGAGGCTGGGCAGAGAATAAAAACAGGGAAAGCAAACAGCCACTTTGCCTGCCTGCCACCTCTTTTTTTATCTCCGGATTGGTGAGGGACGACTCCTTTGATGACGAACAAAGTCGACGAGGATTGCACGTGCGTTTCCACAGTTGCCCCCACTGTAAGGGCAAATTCATGACTGTGATTGGTTGAGTCGAGGGGTCGCGCGCCTTTGAATCGCCCGACGCGAAAAACCAGCGTTCGTGTGGTCAATTAAACAATCGCCCACCTTCAccaaaccaacaccaacaaaagTGCGCCGACTCGACCAGTCCGAGGACTCCTTCGTCATTGTCTCCCAACGAAGCAATCGCGGGATCGCCCCTCCGACCACTCACACTCCACACGCTCCTTTTTATAcatttttacttttttaacTTGTTACTGTCGATCAAGTTGAAGTTTATCACGGAGTACTCCCACCAGTTCCTAACCCCAGTGCGCGTGTCGCATTCAAGCAAGCTCCGAGCGACAGCTAGAAACCAGGAAGCAGCATcacccactcccactcccaaccGCAAAAAGCTCTCTCCTTGAGCTCTCCTCAGCTGCCCTGCGGCTCAACCTCTCTGCTGTCCATTCATTCGTCCACATccgacaacaacccctcaCTCGGAACGCCGTCGACACTCATGGTCACAGCCGGCGCATCTTGTTTGCGACAATccaaataaaaaaaaagataaaaaaaaaacacaacaTCCAACAATGCCTTCACCCCGCGCACAACGCGCCCGCAGAGAGACTCGCAGCGAGGCTGTCGTCGAGCACTCTTCCCCGTCGCGCCCGTCGAAGCGTCGTAAAAAGGtaccccatctccatctccaaccccgcgctggcgctggcgcATTTGCAACTGAAGCCGCATCGTCAATGTTTTCTTtgaacccctccccctccttttcttgGACCTGCATCCCACTAGCTCCATCATCATGTATGGGTCGCTGACATGTAATGTGTCAAACGATAGAATGACGACGTCACCGAAGCTCCCGATGCGGCTGTCGAGCCTGCCGACGAGGGTGATTCCTCGCATGTCGCCGACCAATCGACCACGCCCTTGACGGACGAGGAACTTATAACAAAGGTGTCCCGTAGTCTTCACGCGTCCGCGCAGCCGAACCAGCTCGTCCAGGCCAGCAGGGATCATTCAAACCTGCTTCACGAGAACAATAATGAGGGTGTTCAGGCCTATGCAAAGCTTGCCGCCTCGGACTGGACTTATTTCATCAGGCAGCTCAAGGTCAATATTGGACGCTGTCCCGACCCTCCGGCCGCACCTGCTCCTGCGCCAGCGCCGGCCGACTCTCAGGGGAGCTCGGCTCCGCCTGTCGCTGACGACAATGCCGTTCACGTCGATCTCGGACCTAGTAAGATGATTTCGAGGCTGCACGCCGTCATCTACTTTGATGGGGACCAGGAGGCGTGGCGCCTGACGGTCAAAGGTCGCAATGCGCTCAAGGTCGATGGCATCCCTTGGAGGAATGGGCAATCTGGCGTTTTGAAGAGCGGTGAGGTTATCGAGATTGGCGGGGTCGAGATGATGTTTGTCCTCCCTGTTGAGCTTAGCCCGCTCGCCATACACAAACAGTACCTGGAGCGCGCGGGCATCGGGAAGCCGGAACCAGCTGGCGCTCCCGTCCGGCCGGTCCGCCATCCGCTTCCCTCGGGTGATGGCCTTCACTCGAGCTCACCCAACAAGTCATCTCGAGGTCATGGTGCCCAAAAGACGCTGGCGCCTGCGCCTCCCGACTACAAGCGACCAGGTACGCCCCCCTCGATTCGTCGTGTAGGGTTGGGCGTCAAGGGGCCGAATGTTGATTCCACTCCCGGGCCTATCTTGATGACCAACTCGGATGTCGATCTGAGCCTCGATGAAAATGCGCACATCAAGCCCCAATACAGCTACGCTCAGCTAATCACACAGGCCATCATTTCCACGCCCGATCACAAATGCACACTGGCGGGGATTTACCACTTTATCACTACCAAGTATGCCTACTaccgccatcaaccagcTGGTGGCTGGCAGAACTCCATCCGTCACAATCTCTCCCTACACAAAGCGTTTGAAAAGGTGGCAAGGCACTCTGATGAGCCGGGCAAGGGCATGAAGTGGCAGCTGGTGGCCGAGAACCGTGAAGAAATGATCAAGCAAACCTGGCGTGTTGGTCGAGGCGGCCACCGCGGGGCGTCTAGTAATCCGTCCTCACCTTCGTCGGCCCAGCTGAACTACATCACCTCGGGACCGCGCGACATGGCCGCAGCCAGGGATCCCGTTTCTTCTGCCCGAAAGAGAAAGGTTTCCCCTTCTGGTTCCCCGCAACCCCGGACGGTTCTACGCACCACCGAAGCAGCGGCTCACTCCACACCCGTCCGAGCGACCAGGAAACCCCTCCCT of Podospora pseudopauciseta strain CBS 411.78 chromosome 7 map unlocalized CBS411.78m_7, whole genome shotgun sequence contains these proteins:
- the FKH2 gene encoding transcription factor (EggNog:ENOG503NTY1; COG:K), producing MPSPRAQRARRETRSEAVVEHSSPSRPSKRRKKNDDVTEAPDAAVEPADEGDSSHVADQSTTPLTDEELITKVSRSLHASAQPNQLVQASRDHSNLLHENNNEGVQAYAKLAASDWTYFIRQLKVNIGRCPDPPAAPAPAPAPADSQGSSAPPVADDNAVHVDLGPSKMISRLHAVIYFDGDQEAWRLTVKGRNALKVDGIPWRNGQSGVLKSGEVIEIGGVEMMFVLPVELSPLAIHKQYLERAGIGKPEPAGAPVRPVRHPLPSGDGLHSSSPNKSSRGHGAQKTLAPAPPDYKRPGTPPSIRRVGLGVKGPNVDSTPGPILMTNSDVDLSLDENAHIKPQYSYAQLITQAIISTPDHKCTLAGIYHFITTKYAYYRHQPAGGWQNSIRHNLSLHKAFEKVARHSDEPGKGMKWQLVAENREEMIKQTWRVGRGGHRGASSNPSSPSSAQLNYITSGPRDMAAARDPVSSARKRKVSPSGSPQPRTVLRTTEAAAHSTPVRATRKPLPDEPGKDLDGSPLPRAARKPAASSALGMVENAPGSPTLTSSYDANEDHLSQFVTPAPPRVHPRLAPPSTAQRPSQHMPTSSPAPFWRYADFGSTPLKAPAGFEVGSPTKGGPVGGLGGDVKGEQQVASSPPPVVQSRRERSKSPVGGVPPQSPTRRGGSVGAVVAPGGLEDEEGEVGGGMPEEEGFDLTKGFQSISSFHATVVKPGSNGESQSQSQGTNANGDPETQESV
- the CLU1 gene encoding Intracellular distribution of mitochondria (COG:S; BUSCO:EOG09261OXV; EggNog:ENOG503NVWU); the protein is MADATSTTAAAAPPKEPVADEQNVEKPAETQTEEVVEEEEEEEQLEDAPFIVKIVLPHDDKTFELPVSPLEQIHEIRQSIIEHPIAVQYSCFHLEHNGQRINDFINVSDVEGLANNSELHVVEDPYSEKEARIHFIRVRELIGAAGDRTDTVQGILSGASVFDDVVAEADKQAGAEVAVQEYNFEAGVSPSILLPKEHEAAPKTVKLITLSSWNPPPAPLRQKGHLLYLTITTNEGEQFQVTSHAGGFYVNNSSNSKFDPSPKQDKKAGVISAHSLYTLLEKLSPSFAESYEAFQKFANRKDPLATFQIGNTVPSAPWLVPSTSSPLVAHIADPTRSQETFLLGGAENTDSLRDWNEEFQSARELPKDTIQDRVFRERLIAKLHADYNDAAARGAVLVARGEVAPLNPTEGRDAQIFVYNNVFFSFGADGVGTFTSEGGDEAAKVATGKDVFGVKLVNQLDIDGLYTPGTVVVDYLGKRIVGQSIVPGIFKQPEPGENQIHYGAVDGKDVVAADEAFAPGFATLASYLRVKKHAVWDKENKRHDLEASVEMKGLLGTDGRKYVLDLYRITPLDIQWMEEASPEGAEYPHRMTVLRPELVESLSKQKAREYLSAEVSKRDSKKTKEVKEETKEEAKDETKEEAKEEAKEEAKEEAKEEAKEETKVEIKEEEEKKEREAKEEGAEEAEEKKEEEKTDRIDMSGFKFALNPDVFSGQVPQTDEEKEEMAKDEQDVRDACKYLTETVIPTLLRDLKESDISFPMDGRSLSALLHRRGINMRYLGKLAQKSVPETTDKEEKVDGDRLKCFREVCVREMIARAFKHIAAKYLKSLPLSLTSACFAHLYNCLLGFGLNPKPEAEIDEAYRALFSDADLAFEKVTPESLREEVQHEVARRFRYTLAENWYTEARPVQLLRETALKLGLQLQASKFHFTQAEADAAAAAATPAPAPVQTNGQAAAESTGSKKKKGKKARDTSPSSIVSTTVPHTFSPDDFVNVVPLIKDSCPRSALAEEALEAGRLSIYQGQKKIGEDLLLESLSLHEQIYGLVHPEVAQMYHTLSQMYFNLDQKDAAVELARKAVIVSERTLGIDSAETVLNYLNLSLFLHQRGDSKIALVYARHALDVWKLIYGPDHPDTITTINNYAVMLQSIRAYTESRRWFEESLRVCDQVFGRNSINSATLLFQLAQALALDQDAKAAVDRMKESYSIFKALLGADDKNTKEAEHWLTQLTHNAVSIARQTKELAAKRARAGYKFTSSGVGVGSVTGAPAQLPGARGAAPSTKDSRNIDELMKYIEGGDKKTKGGSGGGKKRPGKANPKRRGGASGTA